ACACGCGTTTGCCGCCCACAGTCGATTTTGTGCTGCCCGCCATGTCCTTGATGCCAAGGATAAAGCTTGCAATATCATCACCCATGGTTTCGCCATCAACAGTCAGGCCAGTCAAAACAAGATCAACACTTTGCGCGGAATAGGCGTTGATCATTTCTGTTGGCACACCCGAAACCGTCGAGATCAGACCGGACTGACGGATTTCCATGTCGATGTCTGCGGTTTCGCCTTCTTCGCCGACGACCTGCATCTGGACCGGCATCACGTCGGGCACGTCGATGCCGACGGTGCCATCGCCATTTTCGGTAAAGGTAACCTGTTCCATCTCTATGACGGCATCGTTTTGGCCTTCCACGCCCGGCATGGTCAGGACCAGATCACTGAGAGTCAGCCTATTGCCCGATTGCACCTCAGTCGCTGATACGTCAAAGCCAGAGCTGTCGAAATAGGACTGCCAATTGCTCCAGACTTCTTGTGCGCCAATATCTGCTTGTGCTGTTTGCGCGGCAAGAAGGGCAAAGGCAGCAGTCGCGGTGCTGCGGAAACTGATAAATGGCATGAGGTGATCCTTATAAACAGATTTTGCGCGCACAGTCAGCCACGGCCCCGGAATGGTCAAGGGGAACCGGGGGCTGGACCCTTCATGCGCGGCACATTACCACAAGGCAGTAACCTCAGGGAGCACAACATATGGACATGACGGGCAAAACGGTTCTGATCACGGGGGCCAGTCGGGGTATTGGCGCCGAGGCCGCGCGGGTTTTCGCAGCCGCTGGTGCGAATGTGGCGTTGCTGGCAAGGGGTCAGAAGGATATTGCGGACCTCGCCGGAGAGATCGGCACGCGCGCGATTGCCATTCCTTGCAACGTTGCCAATGCCCGCGAGGTGGCGACGGCTGTGGATGCCACAGTAGAGACTTTTGGCGGATTGGACGTGTTGATCAATAACGCAGGTGTGATCGAGCCCATCTCGCATCTGTCAGATGCAGAAGTCGACGCCTGGGGCGATGTGATTGATATCAACCTCAAGGGCGTTTTCTATGGCATGCGTGCGGCGGTCCCGGTGATGAAGGCGGGGGGCGGTGGGTCGGTTCTGACCATCAGTTCCGGTGCAGCGCATGGGCCGGTCGAGGCCTGGAGCCACTATTGTGCGTCCAAAGCGGCGGTGAACATGTTGACGCGGTGTCTGGACAAGGAAGAGGCCGCTCACGGCATCCGCGCCATCGGATTGTCGCCCGGCACCGTGGCCACGCAGATGCAACGCGAGATTAAAACCAGCGGCATCAATCCCGTGAGCCAACTGGCGTGGGAGGACCACATACCTGCGGACTGGCCGGCCAAAGCGCTGTTGTGGATGTGCAGCCCTGCGGCGGATTCGTTCTGTGGGCAGGAAATATCATTGCGCGATGAAGGCGTGCGCCAGCAGGTCGGCTTGATATGATAGATATCGACCGCGCGGGCGATGTCTGGATCGTTGCGTTGAATCGTCCGGACAAGGCCAACGCGTTGAACGAGCAGATGTTGTCGCAACTGGTCGAGGTGATGCGTGCGGCGCAAGAGGCACGCGCTGTGATCCTGACCGGGCGGGGCCGCGTGTTTAGTGCGGGTGCTGATCTGGAGGCGGCACGCGCCGGGCTGGCCACATCGCCGCTGTGGGAAGAGCTTTCCGCAGCAATTGCAGCTTTGCCGGGCTTGTCGGTTGCGGCGTTGAACGGAACACTTGCGGGTGGGGCGACGGGCATGGCGCTGGCCTGTGATGTACGGATCGCGCCCGCGCATGCGACGTTTTTCTATCCGGTGATGAAACTGGGATTTCTGCCACAACCGAGCGATCCCGTTCGGATGGCGGGTTTGATTGGGCCAGCCCGCACCAAGCTGATCCTGATGGGCGGGCAAAAAATCGGCGCAGAAGAGGCCTTGCGCTTTGGTCTGATCGACCAGATCATTCCGGCCGAAGACATACTGGATCATGCGAGAGGTCTGGTCGCGGATGTCATTGCCGCCAAATCCGGCCATGCACAACAGATCAAGAGGATGTGCGAGGTCTCAGACTGAGGCCAGCCAGTCCCGCGCCGCATCCACCTGATCAAGATCAAACGTGCGCAATTTCGTCGACATGAATGCGCCCGCCGCTTTGGACAGCGGACTGACCCAACCAATGTCGCTGACCACGGCAACATGGCTGATATGTTTCAGGTTTTTGATATCAAACTTGATGCCCTGCCAGATGACCGAGGCTTCAAAACCCTCAAAACTCTCCAGGATTTCGATGAACTTGATGGTGCCATGCTTGTCGATGAAGGCTTGCAGAGGCGTAACAGCCTCTTGGTAATCCTGCTCGGTGATGCGGCCGGAAACTGTGATCTCGGCCGTGCGCGTGGCATCGTTTTCGCTATACCTAACGGTCATATCGCACCTCTTTTTTTGGTACAGCGACACTAGAACGTTCCATTTGCAGACGTATTGACAGGGATCAACCCTTGCGGCGCTTGCGAACTTGGACTGTGAACTTTTTTGGCCGTAGAAGTTGTCGCAAGGCCGGCACAGACGCATAGGGACGTACCACTTCTGCCTCCGTGAGGGATGATTAAATCTCGCGGTGCCAATGTGTGGCGCAAAATATCAAATGCACCAAGTATGACACTTTGGGATCTGGCAACGAATTTCTATAACGCGCAGATACTTTTACCCCCTCAGGCAATAGACCGTACCTGATACCCTGCATTTCGTGAGGCCAGAGATTGTGCGCTATG
This genomic interval from Paracoccaceae bacterium contains the following:
- a CDS encoding SDR family oxidoreductase, coding for MDMTGKTVLITGASRGIGAEAARVFAAAGANVALLARGQKDIADLAGEIGTRAIAIPCNVANAREVATAVDATVETFGGLDVLINNAGVIEPISHLSDAEVDAWGDVIDINLKGVFYGMRAAVPVMKAGGGGSVLTISSGAAHGPVEAWSHYCASKAAVNMLTRCLDKEEAAHGIRAIGLSPGTVATQMQREIKTSGINPVSQLAWEDHIPADWPAKALLWMCSPAADSFCGQEISLRDEGVRQQVGLI
- a CDS encoding enoyl-CoA hydratase/isomerase family protein, with amino-acid sequence MIDIDRAGDVWIVALNRPDKANALNEQMLSQLVEVMRAAQEARAVILTGRGRVFSAGADLEAARAGLATSPLWEELSAAIAALPGLSVAALNGTLAGGATGMALACDVRIAPAHATFFYPVMKLGFLPQPSDPVRMAGLIGPARTKLILMGGQKIGAEEALRFGLIDQIIPAEDILDHARGLVADVIAAKSGHAQQIKRMCEVSD
- a CDS encoding STAS/SEC14 domain-containing protein, which encodes MTVRYSENDATRTAEITVSGRITEQDYQEAVTPLQAFIDKHGTIKFIEILESFEGFEASVIWQGIKFDIKNLKHISHVAVVSDIGWVSPLSKAAGAFMSTKLRTFDLDQVDAARDWLASV